The sequence below is a genomic window from Geitlerinema sp. PCC 9228.
GGTTTCCAAACTGATGGCGACGACAATATTTTCTTCTCGCTGCCGGCATCTTTTGGCATAAACCAGACTTCCCATCTGTTCGGTTTGGAAAAATGGCGGTTCTTCGTTGACAAATGCTACAAACCGCAAAGTACGATCGCTGGGAACTTCAGCAAACCGACGCGCCAATGCCAGCGTTGCCGCTACTCCCGATCCGTTATCGTTGGCTGCCGGCGAGTCATAAATCGAATCGTAATGCGCGCCAATTACCACAATTTCGTCGGGATGCTTGGTTCCAGGAATTTCAACAATTAGATTAGAAAATGGTTTGCCATCGATTTGGTATTGTTGACGTTCGACGGTATATCCTGCCTGGCGAAATTCCGTTTCGATAAATTCGACAGCGGCGTTCAATCCCTCGCGATCGCTATAATTGCGAATGCCAATTTCCTCCGCTAGCATGATAACATCCTGCCGCAACTCGGCAGCGAGGTCGCTTTGTGCCGACGTCAGCGGCGGTAATTCCCCTTGGTAGCTTTTTCCCGGCATGCGCAACATAACAAACCATGGTAATGCGATCGCCATTCCTATTATGCCAGCTAGAATGGCCAAACGCGCGATCGCTGCTTGGGAAATCCATTGAACCGGTAGTTTCACGATTTTCCCTCCGTATCAGATCGTATCGTACCATTTCTGAAAAACAATGATTTTCTGGAATTTTCTAATTGCCCTGGCGGGGTTACTTCGCGAAGCGCCTCTGCAATAAAACCTCAATTATTTCTTGCAAACTTTTAAGAAAATTGGGTTACCTGCTTAAATTTTGGGATAGAATTTCTACGCTTACCCAAACAGCATTATATTCCGTATTGCCAATTGGGACTTGTTTGGTATTATCTAAAATTTTGACTTTAGAGTTTTTAGAAACAACACCAAGAATTTCTCCCAGAATATCTTCTCGTAAATGGGTGTTCCTTGTCATTATTACTTCATTTCCAGCTTGGGGAATCGTTTTCGGTTCAATACCACAATCTTCTAAAATATTATTTCCCGATCGCACTTTTCCTAAATACATCATGCCATCTTGTTTTTCAGTAGTTACGTATTGTAAGATGGCAGAATTTCTGTTCGGCTGGTTATCGATATCTGCACTGGGTTGGTTGCTTTCAGGAATAGTAGTATCCCGTTCATTTTCGTTCGCAAAGGCAAGCAAAAGAGGACGAATGCCTGGCGAGTTGGCAATTTCCCTGGCTTTTTCATCTGCTTGGAGAATGCTATCCAAAGTTTGAATAAGAGTAGGTTCGCGACTAGCTGCTGCCAAATGCACCAACAATCGTTTTTTATCTTGGTCTGCTTCGGTTAGGGGATATAACCCAATCAATGCCATGCTGGCTTTACGTTTTTCAGCTTCCGTTTGCGTTTGGGAAAGAATTTCAATTAAGTCCAGAACTTGTGTGGAAAATTCTCTTGAATGTTCGTATTTTTGCTCTAGTTGTTGTACTTTTTGGTTGATTTGCTGGGATTGCCAAGAACTAAACGCGCCGAAGAGAGTTACCAACGTAATGGTCAAGATATGGAAAGTTCGCAGCCAAGATTGAGAAATAGCAATATCTTCGCGATCGCTTTTGCTATCATCCATGATAACCTCCATCATGAGCGCATATTTCTCCACTTCCATTAAAACCGGAGATATCCCGAAAAACCAGTGCGATAGCGACAGAATTTCACAAAAATTATTATTGATGCCTCGCAACCTTGCCACGCAAATCCCTATCCCGTAGATAATTCCCCTATCGGTCGTATACTTGCCAGCCCAAGCAGAGTATGCTATTGTCCGAATAAAAAAATACCTAGCTGTATACAATGGCTAAAACCAAAGTTCAACTTCCAACAACTTCTGTTAAAGGACTTGTAAAAAACACCCACAGATTTTTGCTAGGCAGACCAATTTTTTACAAGTTGAATACAACCGCTTTATTTTTTGTATTGCGAAGTCTGGGCGTTCATAACTATGAAAACATCAAAGTTAGCGGCGAAGCAGCCTTTTTAAAAAGCAAATGGGTTCAAAAGATTGTCTCCCAAAGCGAATATCCAGTTTTCCTGGATATTGGTGCCCATATGGGAGAATATGCCAATCGCTTAAAAAAGCTCTATCCCCATGCTACCGTCTACGCATTTGAACCGCATCCCAAAACATTTCAGCATCTACAAACAGCCGCCGCCGAATATGCTTACACAGCTAAAAATGTAGCTTGTAGCGACGTGGAAGGCAACCTCAATCTCTACGATTATTCTGAGGAAGGTTCGGAATTGGCTTCTTTATGTGAAGGCGCGATCGACAAAATCCACCACAAACCCAACGTACAATCTTGGGAAATTCAAAGCACTACCATCGATCGCTTTATTCAAGAGTGCAATATCACCCAAATTAACCTCATGGAAATTGACACCGAAGGGTATGAATTTAAAGTTCTCTTAGGCTGTCAGGAAGCTATCCGTAACAGAGCGATCGATATGATTCA
It includes:
- a CDS encoding M28 family peptidase, with protein sequence MVKLPVQWISQAAIARLAILAGIIGMAIALPWFVMLRMPGKSYQGELPPLTSAQSDLAAELRQDVIMLAEEIGIRNYSDREGLNAAVEFIETEFRQAGYTVERQQYQIDGKPFSNLIVEIPGTKHPDEIVVIGAHYDSIYDSPAANDNGSGVAATLALARRFAEVPSDRTLRFVAFVNEEPPFFQTEQMGSLVYAKRCRQREENIVVAISLETIGYYSDEAGSQQYPPPLNLWYPSQGNFIGFVGNIDSGDRVREAVGTFRDRTQFPSEGAALPSDLPGVGWSDHWSFWQQGYQALMVTDTAPFRYPYYHTIEDTPDKIDYNRFARVVDGLVPVVAEFVGVSPAEMENRESNF
- a CDS encoding FkbM family methyltransferase, producing the protein MNTTALFFVLRSLGVHNYENIKVSGEAAFLKSKWVQKIVSQSEYPVFLDIGAHMGEYANRLKKLYPHATVYAFEPHPKTFQHLQTAAAEYAYTAKNVACSDVEGNLNLYDYSEEGSELASLCEGAIDKIHHKPNVQSWEIQSTTIDRFIQECNITQINLMEIDTEGYEFKVLLGCQEAIRNRAIDMIQFEFNSMNVFTRVFFQDFQNLLKGYCLFRILPNGGLVSLEPYEPLLCEIFRFQNIVAIRKECM